Within Pueribacillus theae, the genomic segment AAAGTCCAATCAACATCTCTCCTCCAGAACAAAGTGATCCTTTGTGATTATAGTATACGAATTCTATAGAAGATCAAAGAAACTTAGCTCATATGACTTCATAATTAAGTGCCAACATGGGTGGCTCAGCAAGACTAGGGAACAACTTTAAAGGGAAAAGGATTAAAATAGGCCTTTATGATAAAAACTAGCGATGGAGATTATTTTTTCTGCTTTAACTCTTAGAAGGTGAGGAAAAGTTATGAATGAAACACTTCTTGACGTCGTCATCATTGGGGGTGGCCCTGGTGGTTTAAGCGCTGCCCTAGTTTTAGGACGTTCCCGCCGGAACGTAACTGTCATTGACGCTGATCATCCACGCAATGCTGTCGTCAATGAAACACATGGCTTTCTTTCAAGAGACGGAATCAATCCTAAAGAATTAAAAAACAGGAGCATGCTTGATCTTGAGAAATACGATAACACGACGATGATAAAGGACGAAGTGGTAGGTTTAAAAAAACAAAACAACACATTTATCGTTACGACAAAAACAGGCGCTGTTTTTTATAGCAAAAAAGTGGTTGTTGCTACCGGTGTCGTCGATGATTTACCGGACATACAAGGGTTGCGCGAGGTATACGGAACTTCTGTTTTTCATTGCCCTTATTGCGATGGATGGGAACGAAAAGACGAGCCGTTAGCTGTGTTCGGAAGTGGTGAAAAGCTGGAAGATTTCACAAAGTTAATTTACAACATAAGCAAAGAGATGATAGTTTTTACAAATGGAGCGGAAGAAAATAATAACGAATTAAAGCAAGCGCTTAAAAGACGCAGCATTCCTATCGTAGAAACTCCCATCAAACAACTTCAATCACGAGACGGCCAATTGGAAGCCATTGTAACAATTGATGGGCGAACTTTCCATCGAACAGGCGGATTTCTGGCGGAAACCGGGGAAAAACAAGCATTCTGTATTCCGGAAAATTTAGGTGTCACCTTGAATAAATGGGGCGGCTACGAAACAGGAGATCATGGGCTTACAAATGTTGAAGGGCTGTACGTCATCGGCGACGCCAAAAACATGTTTACCGGCTTAATCGGTTCAGCTGCCGAAGGATATGAAGTTGGCGTTGCTATCAACCATGAATTGGCCATGGAAGATTGGGCTTCTATGTAGTAAGAAAAACACTGGCGTGTTTTTCTTGGGTGAGAGGTGATTGGTATAAATTGGCGAATTGCCAATTTATACTTATCTTTAAAAGGAATAAGCATAAGAGAAAGCCGGGTTTGCCCGTTCTTTCTTTTTATGCTTTTTTCGTTCAATCCTATCCAAAATTACCTGATACATAATCTTTTGTTTTCTTATCTTTCGGGCTTGTGAACAGTTGAATCGTTTCGCCAAATTCGATCAACTCACCCATATAAAAGAAAGCGGTGTAATCCGATATCCGGGCTGCTTGCTGCATATTATGAGTAACAATAATGAGCGTATAATCTTCTTTTAACTCACCCACCAACTCCTCCATTTTTCTTGTTGAAATCGGGTCAAGCGCTGATGTAGGTTCATCTAACAGCAAAACATCCGGAGAAAGCGCCAAGGCCCTTGCGATGCATAACCGCTGCTGCTGGCCGCCTGACAATGCGAGGGCAGAGTGATGCAAACGGTCTTTGACTTCATCCCACAATGCGGCTTTTTTCAAGCTCGTTTCGACAATTTCTAAAAGCTCCCCCTTCTTCTTAATCCCATGAAGCTTCGGACCGTAGGCCACATTGTCAAAAATAGATTTAGGAAAAGGATTTGCCCGCTGAAAAACCATCCCAATATTTTTTCGAACATCGTACACATTCGTTTTTGGATGATTAATATCATAGCCTTTGTATAGAATTTCTCCTTTTACTTTGCAACCATCAATCGTATCATTCATGCGATTTAAACTGCGCAAATAGGTAGACTTTCCGCAACCGGAAGGACCGATTAGCGCCGTTACACGATTTTTGTAAAATGGAAGCGAAATATTTTTTATGGCTTGGCTGTCTCCATAATAAACATTTAAATTTTTCGTTTCTAGCGCGGCTTCCTCAAGAATAGAACTTTGTCCCAACCTATCACGGACCGAAGTTTCTGTTTTTTCAATCGTAGCCATATTTATAAATAGCCTCCTTTTAAGATGATGTCATCCGTTTGTAAATGAGATGCCCGACCCAACGGGCCCCAAGATTAAATACTAAAATCACTAAAACAAGTAACAATGCCGCACCATCCGATACATCACGCACATCCGGCATTAAACCCTCACCATTAATTTTCCATATGTGCACAGCCAATGTTTCCGCCGGCCTTAATGGATTTAACGGTGAAGACGGACTGAAGGGATTCCAGTTTGTAAAATCAAGGGTTGGCGAACTCATCCCTGCTGTATA encodes:
- a CDS encoding NAD(P)/FAD-dependent oxidoreductase, yielding MNETLLDVVIIGGGPGGLSAALVLGRSRRNVTVIDADHPRNAVVNETHGFLSRDGINPKELKNRSMLDLEKYDNTTMIKDEVVGLKKQNNTFIVTTKTGAVFYSKKVVVATGVVDDLPDIQGLREVYGTSVFHCPYCDGWERKDEPLAVFGSGEKLEDFTKLIYNISKEMIVFTNGAEENNNELKQALKRRSIPIVETPIKQLQSRDGQLEAIVTIDGRTFHRTGGFLAETGEKQAFCIPENLGVTLNKWGGYETGDHGLTNVEGLYVIGDAKNMFTGLIGSAAEGYEVGVAINHELAMEDWASM
- the pstB gene encoding phosphate ABC transporter ATP-binding protein PstB produces the protein MATIEKTETSVRDRLGQSSILEEAALETKNLNVYYGDSQAIKNISLPFYKNRVTALIGPSGCGKSTYLRSLNRMNDTIDGCKVKGEILYKGYDINHPKTNVYDVRKNIGMVFQRANPFPKSIFDNVAYGPKLHGIKKKGELLEIVETSLKKAALWDEVKDRLHHSALALSGGQQQRLCIARALALSPDVLLLDEPTSALDPISTRKMEELVGELKEDYTLIIVTHNMQQAARISDYTAFFYMGELIEFGETIQLFTSPKDKKTKDYVSGNFG